ATCGGAAAGATCCTTCTCACTTGCATCAGCTGGAAATAagaaaataagtgtaatgtaaaaTGTTATCATTTGAGTTAATTCCTACTGAATATctgttttagttagtttatttctccaaaaaagtattttttaggtATTTGCAGGTTGGACTCCGTAAAAAGCAGCACCAGATTACAATACTTTTAGATTAAACACCagacacattttatatataatcaATCACAGTTTTAAAAAATGTTGAGTAAACATTAAACTTTTTTGTATTATGAgggaaatctttttttaaaatcctCTTTATATTGGTTCACAAAATGTTAGCTAAATCTAACCAGTGATATTTTAAATAGGGTTAAACAAAAGTTTAATAGGACATgctaaaaatatttattcaatattgcTGGTAAATACAAAATCAGTTTTAAACTTTCTTATAAATTCATTTTCTCACATGCATATTATTGGTGGGTATATGGCCATGTATCTGTAAATAGGTAGAAATGCCTCAAAGAATAAATTATATATCAATTATAACAAAGAAAACCAAATGTATTCTTATAACGGATACCATTTCTTTCATGCTGGTGAAAGCTCACAAAGTCATCACATGTGGCATTACACTATAGTCCACTTGAAGGAGTCAAAAAATACCCCTACACACCAAAGATTTAATCCCTCCCAGTATCCCTCAATCATACTTATGGCCAAGTAAATGGAAGGAAACAAGAAGAAGGAAAGACAAAAGTGGGGAAAACAAAGTGCAAAACAAGTTCTGCTTCAAAATGTATAGTAAAGAAGGGCAGTGCTAGTAGAGTCTCATCATCATGAAGGAAAtacatgtatcaggtaagcatacattttgttttcttgcaTAAGATGGTGAAAAGTCCACAAGGTTTTCATATAAGTGGGATCTTATAGAGTTATGGAAATTATGTTACTGGTCAGCTGACTGAAGTGTAATTCCCACAAGTGAGGTCTAGTGGACTTTAACATCAGATGAAAGAAAAAGACAAACAGGCAGTAAACAGGTCCTACACTAAATTTCAATGTCAGTTTTTACAATTTGAAAAATGGTggaatgtttaatttaaaaaaatgaaggccCAGAAAGGAAATGCATCTTCTTTCTCATACCTGGCTTAAAATGATTAGTTTTTTTCATAAACATGGGccatacagaaataaagaaaatgcaTCCACCTTCTGGGTCCTTTTGCTGAGAAGTTtaattaaaatgaagtattttataaAAACCATCACATAAAACTTACATTTTAACATCTTCACAGCCACTTTGGTGACTCGGTTTGGTTTCTCCTTGTCCAGCCCAATCGCTTCAGCCATGACAACTTGACCAAAACAGCCTTCTCCAAGTGGTTTCCCAAGTATTAATCTGTAATTATAAAGACAGTAAACCGGTTactgtttaaataaagatacaaatattgatttgatttttatggttttaatCTGGGAGAAGAATTCAAAATTATCTAGTTTTGTCACCTGTCCCTTGACACTTCCCACCGGGGATCTTCAGGTAGTTCATATTCAGTGACTCCACTCAGCATAGGTGTACCACTTGAAGATAGACGAGAGGGTCTCACCAGTATTACGCCTGAATTCATTGAAGAGTTTGAGTCAGCTGACACCTGCCCAAAAAGAAACAATAGGATTACCATAAGGACAATGCATAGTATATAGATTTCTTTCAGAACTCCCCTAGCTGTCAGATAACGAACATTATTATTAGGTGATCGACATCATAGGTGTGTGATAAAACTATTACCCAAGTTAAAATTTTATGATGGTTTTTTAATTGAGAAGTAATTTTAGTGCAAAAAAGCTTTCTAGGTTAATTAAACTATGAGATTTATATCTTTAAAAAGGCTCTGGTGCCGATCTTGAATCATGGTAAGAAGACACTAGGGGCCCGATTACTTATGCTTTGCAGGACCAGACGTGTTTTTTTATGCAGGCCCTTGAAGGGGTTGTCGTCATGAAATTATGTTAAAAAAGGGTAACTCCCTACAAGTGGCAAGATGCCTCCTTTATAAAGTAATGGAGCTCCCTGGAAAGGGACTCTTCACTCTATAGAGCAGAGTTAGCTGGAGGCACACTTTATAAATTAAACCGTACAGGCAATATAAATCAAATTCCACTGCCTTCTGTGTGTACCATATAACAATCTATTcccttttcatatgcatgtgtttttctattagggtaatatgtattttgagtattttggtaaaAAAACAGGTCTGCAGTGTGAAAATGTTTAAAGAATTATGCtgagatttgagagaaaattttatATACGCCCATGGTATGCCAATgtacagcccattttacgaaaaaacaataaCACTTTGTATTTAAGTACGAATTTCTAGGTTTTACGctgtatatattacatttttttttataaaataagatttttggtgaacaaatttgttactattttgatgtaccttaacaATAAAAAATTTTCCTACGTTttattgtgtgaatggttaaattatttgttttctattatttttaaattacgGATTTAATGGTGCACTTTTTCGAACGTATAtgtcccttagtgagacacccttttttttaaaagtaaaaagtgGATTTAGAAAATTCCACCAGCGAAacaggactggtgagcattctttaataatctcggcAGCCCAGGGACCTTTACATTATCGAGCCCTAGGTAATTATACAGGGCTTCATAGCTTGTCACTCCTTCAGGCAAAGTAAGTGTGCATTAAGCAGTTCTTTAACCCTGCTCTCTTGTATTCTCTGAAATCAGAACCATTGGGACACAAAAGAGTACTgatcttaaagggatgtgaaactaaaatttatatttcatgattcataaacagcatgtaattttaaaaacttcccaatgtacttctattatcaaactgactttgttctgttggtaccctttgttgaaaagcaggtaggtaggctcaggagcattctTGTGCCCTAAAACACTGTACGGCAGCAGTTTAGCAAAAATACTTTAACAATGTTGATGAAAGTAGTGTTTCCACGAGTCTGTACCACTACATGGCAGCAAGCTACCTCCCTGGGTTTGTTCTACAAGAAGGATtaccataagaatgaagcaaatctgataatagaagtaaaattatatactctatctgaattacaaaagaaaatgtggggtttcatgtccctttaaatatatttagatGGGAACCTTGCTTAAAAAGTATGCTAGTCACATCAATATTTGCACTAGaaggtccctttaagtatcagtagTAGTATTTTAACAGAAAAGAGATTACATTTACCTTTAGTCTATAAAAACGATAAGTTTACTTTGTATTTGGTTCTATATATGCTAATCATCTAAATAAAAGGGTTTCCAAAGCTACATCAGAAGTCAAATGTAAATGAACAAAGGAATAATCAATGCTAATATAATTTATCTTATTGTTGTTGCAGACCCATCATTTATTATTGCTTTTTAGTCTATATCAGTTATAGGGACATATATAATTATAAGAAATTATACCAAATAATGGAGATTTTTCTGAATttcttaaaatatctttattgcattgaaaatatatatatatatatatatatatatatatatatatatatatatatatatatatatatatatatatatatatatatatatatatataaaaaactataaataATTTCCTTGTTTTTTCCCAAGATACAATATTTCCTAAATTTTTAATTAACCTACACTCTAAAATTCTGTAGCAGGAATTATATTATGGTCATCTTGTAACACTAGAGCACAGAAAATTGAGTTTTCCCCACTGACCTATTTAACAgaacaccacccggctgatttcaCTGACCACTCGGCTAAAATTTTAAGGTACATtaaaatactttgagatggtaacataaaatgataaatcgtatatataaaaaaccaacaactttgcaatatactttatttattttgtccactttccctataattccattctgaaattgtgagcttttcagttcctgttagaaatggaagtgcacagcagaacacttatattccacacagccattggctgcacactctagtgaactaCTTATAACTGTCTccaattggccaaagcagagatgGTAACGTAAgtcacaacatggcagctcccattgattaAACCCTGTcaggatatctgtcaggaatcccctgaataacccttcagatgaaaatatatatattttaaaaaataacccaaagtattgatctaagcacattttggtatatttcatgccaccatttcacctccaaatgccatcaaataaaaaaaattattcactttCTCACTAACTTTAggcttcttactgaaattatttacaaacagcttgtgaaattacggcacaaatggttgtaaaaatgcttctctgtgatcccctttgttgagaaatagatatatatggctttggcgttgctttttggtaattagaaggctgctaaataattaggaagcttgtagggttaattgtagggttaattgtagctttagtgtagagatcagtttcccacctgacacattccaccccctgatccctccctgatccccttcaaacagctctcttccctcccccacctcacaattgtcacagccatcttaagtactggcagaaagtctgccagtactaaaataaaaagcattttgtaTATTGATTCTaaagtgttggatccccccttagcccccaacctccctgatccccccatacagctctctaaccctcccccctctacctatttgcagccatcttggtacccagtttgccccccccccccccaccataaaaagtgctttttaaaaaaaaatgtatttcatataaaaaaaaaaactgtagtgtagctgccccccctcaataccctacctccctccccctcccagatttcTTGCTAAACATTAAGtcccccctccctctccatccTTCCCATACATTTTCTGTTATTAATGTAAATGTGGCGCGCGCACGCCCCCGTCCACCCCACCCCGCACTTGTGGAGGACAGGATCCGGAACTAAACTTCGATGAGCCAACCACCCACCTTCCCTGTGgctgcttccacccaccaacaatcaacagcatcgatagccgatgcagaaggggccacagagtggccctctctgcatcgttgggtagaaaagggtattgcagtgatgcctcaatatcgaggcatcactgcaataccctgaaagcgtctggaagcaatcaccagcgcttgaaaccccagtgTGTCACGCCGCGCccttctagctgttgctaggggcgcggcgtcttctTCCCTGCTCGTTTccaggggctgtgttgggtctGTATGAGTGCGGCGCTGAAGTCATTGCCGCACGTGCTTATGTAAGTCACTCAAtaactatcactgcccaagtataggtgttactttgtgtgctcctgggtgtgatagatcgttactaactgtattgcctttatgtgtttgaaccctgcctgtctgactactctgcctgttataccgataaattgctggattgatattctgatgctgaacactgcctgtctgacaattctgcctgtttaacccctgttgttctggattgcctctgttgccgaaccctgcctgcctgaccattctagtggtgtgcccttggactggtttaccattgccaaaccctgcctgcctgaccattctagtggtttgcccttggactgctttactgttgccaaatactgcctgtctgaccattctagtaatTTGCCTTGGACTGGtctgccattgccgctggggaGTGTCCTGCCAGTGGTGAGTGCTGCCCTCCTCATCTTACCAACTCTCtctactctgggatattccctataattCTAGCTTGACGCcgagataacaagactactggccgagttcggtctgatagaggagtatcccacgagcattacacagacGACGTGTCAGGCACATTCTTGGTCCTTAActatttttttgtaggatgtgcctgacacgtccttggtcgttaaggggttaaagacaaaaactttacacttattttgtcactatttcaacaactaatgaaacttttaaaaatacatctacatgttattctcagactaatcttttctttgagtgcATCATTCTATTTGTTTAgtgaaccttccaggataaaagctgaAAGCCTAAACCATGCATCAACTCAAAAGGAGGAATTTGAAGAACCCGGAAAACTATAATAtgaatccaaggaggagaaactggacaAATAACTGATTTAACTCTGATCAGAGTCTGAACGAAGGCCTGAAAGTCAGGCAATTTTCTTATGAAGCAATAGAAaaagccaaaatctgacccttcagtgaactagctgataaacctttatctagGCCTTCCCACAGGAACTcaagaactctaggaattctaaaagaattacaATGGTAACTTTTGCAAGAACATTTCCAACACAAagcggaatttttttttaaatcaggttgAGACAAAAACAGTCACGGAATCAATTATGAACCCCAGAAAGGACACACCGGTCTGAGGAGTTAATGAGCTTTTTGGAAGATTGTTTTGAAGCAACTGGATAACCTCTGATTGTAAGACACAGGCAGATGACAAGGAGGAGCCTAAACCAGAATATTGcccaagtaaggaactacagaaATTCCTTTAGCTTTACTTTTGAAAGTAAGACAGACAAAAAgtgagggccacgaactggtaatgctcgtctacaAAAGCAAATGTCAGGAACTTgacatgatccttgtggattgggatatgcaaaTAAGTATCTTAAGTCTATGGTAGACACTAACTGACCCTCCTGCACCAAAGGAAGTAAAGTGTCAACtttttccatcttgaaagtaggaactttcAGGAATGTGTTCAATATTTTGAGATATAAAATAGTCTGAAAAGTATCCTCTTTCTTTGGtactataaagagatttgaatcAAACCCTTAGCTTGTGTGAGAGATCTGGAATTAATTGGAGTGATTACTCCAGTTCCAACTCCAAAATTGAACTAAGAAAGTTCGGGCCTTTAAAGAATTGTGATATAAAGAATCTTCCCTGAGGAGGCaatgaaataaaaattattcaatatCAGTGGGAAATAATTTGCAATACCCAGAGATCCTAAATAGATCTCTCACAAGACTCCAGAAAGAAACTCAAACTGTCCCCAACTAGAGACTGACCTTGAATGAGGGCTCCACCTTCATGTGTTCTTGGAAGCTGGGGTAGACCTTCTTGGACTGATTTTGGACCAAGAAGAGCAAGACTTCTAGGAGGATTTGGCGTAGCCAGAAAACTAAAGAGGAATCTTTCTCAGGCTTAAATTGCAGAAAGATATAAAAATGCCCTGCAGAGCTAAGCTTACCCTtcgttttttatcctgaggtagaaaagctCCCTTGCACACAGTGACTGTAGCAATGATAGCATCCAGTTCAGGTCCAAACAGATTTACTCTATCAacagacttaagccacaaagcttgcCTAGCTAAAACTGCTAATACTGCAAATCATTTCTGCATCACAAATTAAGAAATTTGCTGTTCTCATGATTATAATATGATTCTGAATCTCATCCTCAAAAAGTTCTGAGAGATAATCACACCAAAAAGCAGTGTCAGCAGCGATGCAGGATACACTGACTGCAGGTCTAAACATAAAACCTGCAAACAGAAAGGATCACCTATGAAACCCTTCACGGTTCCTTCCTTAACCCCTTCTGGACCAGGAAGAATTACCGGAGAGTGCGGGATagtaccagaatttttattttatttatttttttagcatttttgtcatttaaaaacacaaatcaagtatttttatttaaataaataaataaataaatatatatatatatttttttttttttatgaaaacccaaggtattgatctaggcccattatggcaTATTATATTCAGTTTCACCGccaaattagataatattaaaaaaaaacataatttatgcttacctgataaattcctttctcctgtagtgtagtcagtccacgggtcatccattacttatgggattataactcctccctaacaggaagtgcaagaggatcacccaagcagagctgctatatagctcctcccctctacgtcatacccagtcattcgaccgaaaaccaaacgagaaaggagaaactatagggtgcagtggtgactggagtataatttaaaatttagacctgccataaaaaacagggcgggcagtggactgactacactacaggagaaaggaatttatcaggtaagcataaattaagttttctcctgttaagtgtagtcagtccacgggtcatccattacttatgggataccaataccaaagctaaaagtacacggatgacgggagggacaggcaggctctttacacggaaggaaccactgcctgaagaacctttctcccaaaaacagcctccgaagaagcaaaagtgtcaaatttgtaaaatttggaaaaagtgtgaagtgaagaccaagtcgcagccttgcaaatctgttcaacagaggcctcattcttaaaggcccaagtggaagccacagctctggtagaatgagctgtaattctttcaggaggctgctgtccagcagtctcataggctaaacgtattatgctacgaagccaaaaagagagagaggtggccgaagccttttgacctctcctctgtccagaatacacgacaaacagggaagaagtttgtcgaaaatccttagttgcctgtaaataaaatttcagggcacggacaacgtccagattgtgcagaagtcgttccttctttgaagaagggttagggcacaatgatggaacaacaatctcttgattgatattcctgttggtaactaccttaggtaagaacccaggcttagtacgcagaactaccttgtctgaatggaaaatcagataaggggaatcacaatgtaaggccgataactcagagactcttcgagccgaggaaatagccattaaaaacagaactttccaagataacagcttgatatcaatggaatgaaggggttcaaacggaacaccctgtaaaaccttaagaactaagtttaagctccatggtggagcaacagttttaaacacaggcttaatcctggccaaagcctgacaaaaagcctgaacgtctggaacttctgccagacgtttgtgtaaaaggatggacaaagctgagatctgtccctttaaagaactagcggataaacccttttctaaaccttcttgtagaaaagacaatatcctaggaatcctaaccttactccatgagtaactcttggattcgcaccaatgcaagtatttgcgccatattttatggtaaattctcctggtaacaggcttcctagcctgtattgaagtatcaatcactgactccgagaatccacgctttgatagaatcaagcgttcaatctccaagcagtcagcttcagagaaattagatttggatgtttgaaaggaccctgcaccagaaggtcctgtctcagaggtagagaccatggtggacaggacgacatgtccactaggtctgcataccaggtcctgcgtggccacgcaggcgctattagaatcaccgatgctctctcctgtttgatcctggcaatcaatcgaggaagcatcgggaagggtggaaacacataagccatgttgaaggcccaagatgctgtcagagcatctatcagaactgctcccgggtctctggacctggacccgtagcaaggaagtttggcgttctggcgagacgccatgagatccagatctggtttgccccaacgccgaagtatttgggcaaaaacctccggatgaagttcccactcccccggatgaaaagtctgacgacttagaaaatccgcttcccagttctccacgcctgggatgtagatcgctgataggtggcaagagtgagactctgcccagtgaattatctttgagacttccatcatcgctagggaactccttgttcctccctgatggttgatgtaagccacagtcgtgatgttgtccgactgaaacctgatgaacctcagagttgctaactgaggccaagccagaagagcgttgaaaactgctcttaattccagaatatttatgggaaggagactctcctcctgagaccatgatccctgagtcttcagggagttccagacagcgccccaacctatcaggctggcgtctgttgttacaatcatccaatctggcctgctgaagggcatccccttggacagatgtggccgagaaagccaccatagaagagaatttctggtctcctgatccagattcagcataggggacaaatctgagtaatccccattccactgacttagcatgtacaattgcagtggtctgagatgcaggcgtgcaaagggtactatgtccattgccgctaccattaagcctattacctccatgcattgagccactgacgggtgtggaatggaatgaaggacacggcaagcatttagaagttttgttaacctgtcttctgtcaggtaaattttcatttctacagaatctataagagtccctaagaagggaactcttgtgagtggcaatagagaactctttccttcgttcactttccagccatgagaccttagaaatgccagtacaaactctgtatgagacttggcagtttggagacttgacgcttgtatcagaatgtcgtctaggtacggagctaccgatattcctcgcggtcttagtaccgccagaagagaacccagaacctttgtaaagattcttggagcagtagctaacccgaagggaagagctacaaactggtaatgcctgtctaggaaggcaaatcttaggtaccggtaatgatctttgtgaatcggtatgtgcaggtaggcatccttcaaatccactgtggtcatgtactgacccttttggatcatgggtaaaattgtccgaagagtttccattttgaacaatggaactcttaggaatttgtttaggatctttaaatccaagattggtctgaaggttccttccttcttgggaaccacaaacagatttgagtaaaatccttgtccgtgctccgaccgcggaaccgggtggatcactcccattattaaaagatcttgtacacagcgtagaaacgcctctttctttatctggtttgttgacaaccttgaaagatgaaatctccctttt
This portion of the Bombina bombina isolate aBomBom1 unplaced genomic scaffold, aBomBom1.pri scaffold_2462, whole genome shotgun sequence genome encodes:
- the LOC128644702 gene encoding fibroblast growth factor receptor 1-like, which produces MVILLFLFGQVSADSNSSMNSGVILVRPSRLSSSGTPMLSGVTEYELPEDPRWEVSRDRLILGKPLGEGCFGQVVMAEAIGLDKEKPNRVTKVAVKMLKSDASEKDLSDLISEMEMMKMIGKHKNIINLLGACTQD